In Halobacterium noricense, the genomic stretch CCGTCCAGTCGGTCTCCAACCGGGTGGCGGAGTACTGGCTCCGAATGTTCTCGGAGAGCATCCCGAACGCCGTCTCGTACTCGCCGGCCGCCAGTATCTGCACGAACTCGATTGCTTTCTCGCGCTGGGCGGCGTCGCTGACGGTCGTCGGCGTGGTCGTGGTCGACTCCGCCGTCGTCTGGGTCGGCGCGGTCGTGGCTCCGTCGCCGTCGCCGCCCGAACAGCCCGCGAGGCCGGCGAGCGCGACTGCGGCCGCGGACTGGAGGACCCGACGGCGACGGGGGTCGGTCGGCGTGTCGTTGGAGGGCGGTATCACGTTTTCGGGTTCAGCCACGCGCGGCTTCAACCTTTCCCGCGTTCTCGCTGACTGACTCGCTGACACGTTCAGGCGGCCGAGCGCACCTGTAAACCGTTAAGTAGCGAGGTGCCCGAGGGCCAATACGTAATGAGCGACCTCCCGGACGAGTTCAAGTGTACTATCACCAACTGGGAGTACATCTACGGTCTCTGCCGCGACGTCAGCGACGACGTCAAAACCTCCGAGTTCGAGCCCGACGTCGTGGTCGCGCTCGCCCGCGGCGGCTGGTTCGCGGGCCGGTGTCTCTGTGACTTCCTCGGGCTCGACGACCTGACCAGCCTCAAGATGGAGCACTACGTCGGCACCGCCGAGAAGGCCGACGAGCCCGAAGTCCGATACCCGATGCCGGAGGGCTCCGTCGAGGACAAGGACGTTCTCATCATCGACGACATCGCCGACACCGGCGGCTCCATCGAGCGCGCCCACGAGTACGTCGCCGACCGGGACGCCAACGAGATCCGCACCGCTACCCTCCAACTGCTCGGTACCAGCGAGCACGACCCCGACTACGTCGGCGAGTACCTCGACGAGTGGGCGTGGGTCGTCTACCCCTGGAACTTCATCGAGGACATGATAGACCTCATCTCGGGCGTCATGGAGAAGGACGGCGACGGCCCCTACACGTACGAGGGCATCCAGAACCTCCTCGCGACGTACCACGACGTCGAGCGCATCGAGATGGAAATCGCCCAGCCCGACCGACTCGACGAAGTGCTCGAGGAGATGGTGCGCCGCGACGTGCTCGTGAAGGCCGGCCCCGAGGAGTGGAAGCTCCGCGTCGACGCCTAGCCTGTTCTCGCTGGCATATCCGTTCCCGGTGGTCGCGGATAGTGGCCAGCGAGACGACCAAGCAAGCGCGAGCGGTCCTCGCCCTTTCAATCCGCCGGAAATCGGAGATTTCCGAGGCCTCGAGCGAGCTTCGCTCTCTCGGCGACCGCCAGGGCTATCGGTCGTCGCGTCGGCTGAACCCGTTCACCTGACGGAGTCCGGGGCAACTCCGACCCGAGTCCTTTACGGCGCTGCCGGCACATCTCCGGGACATGATCGGTTTCATCGGCGGTTCCGGCATCTACGAAGCGCTCCCGCTGAGCGACGTCCGCGAGGAGGACGTGACGACGCCGTACGGCGACCCGAGCGCGCCCGTCACCGTCGGCGAGTTCGGCGACACGGGTACGGAAGTCGCGTTCCTGCCGCGCCACGGCCCCGACCACCAGCGCTCGCCGACGAACCTCCCGTACAAGGCGAACATCTACGCGCTCAAGCAGCTCGGCGTCGAGCGCATCCTCGCGTCGAACGCCGTCGGCAGCCTCACGGAGGAGCTGCCGCCGCAGACGCTGGTCGTCCCGGACCAGATTTTCGACCGTACGAAACACCGTGACGCCACGTTCTTCGGGGACGGCATCGTCGTCCACCAGCCGTTCGCGGACCCGTACTGTCCACACATGGTCGAACACCTCCACGAGTCCGCGGAGGAAGCGACCGACGCGAAAACACAAGACGGCGGCACGTACGTCTGCATCGAGGGTCCGCAGTACTCGACGCGCGCGGAGTCGGAGTTCTACAAGGCGCGGGGCTGGGACCTCGTCGGCATGACCGCCATCCCGGAGGCCAAGCTCGCGCGGGAAGCCGAGATGTGTTACGCCACGGTCGCGGGCGTCACCGACTACGACGTCTGGAAGGCGGACAGCGAGGTCACGCTCGAAGAGGTGCTGGAGAACGCCGCGGCCAACGAGGAGGCCATCAAGCGCACGGTCGAGCACGCCATCGAGACGCTGCCCGAGGAGCGCGACTGCGACTGCGGGCACGCCCTCGACGGCACCGTCAACACCCCTACTGAAGCCATCCCCGAGGAGACCCGCGAGCGCGTCGACGCGCTCGTCGGCGACTACCTCTGAGGCCGGCGCGCTGAGGCGGGTAACGCGGTAAGATTCGCGGCTGCGGACCAAAAATGTAAATACTATTCGTGCGTTTGTTAGGTCGACTATGGGGGAGCACGCGGACGCCGAAGCGTTCTCGACCGAGCTCGCGGCGCTGAAGCGGGACGGCTGCAACGTCCTCGTCGTCAGCGACGCTGCGGGCCGCGACGCCGCCTGCGAGCGTTTGCTCGGTGCCCCCGAACTCGACCGCCGCCACGTCTTCCTCGAAACGTCGTCGGACGTTTCGACGGTGCTGGACCGCCACAGCCCGCGCCGCACCGACCCCTCGACGCTCGGCGTCGTGGACGCCACGCCCGCCACGGGCGCGCGCTCGGCGGCCGCCGCAGCCCCCAGCACGAGCGAGTTGCCGACGCCGCTCGGCGAGTGGTACGAGCGCGTCGACGACCCCACCAACTTCGTGGCGCTCACTACTGCCGTCACCGACGCCTTCGATCGCGTCGCCGCGACCGCGGACAATCCCAGCGAGCTCCGGTTCTGCGTGGACGGCCTCGACCCGTTCTTCGACGCCGTGCACTCCGGGGATATCTCCGAGGAGCGGCTGTTCCGCTTCCTTCACCTCCTCACGAGCTCCGTCCGCAGCGTCGACGGCATGGGTCACTTCCACGTCTCCGCGAGCGCCGACGACGACCTCCTCGCGACGGTCGAGCCGCTGTTCGACGCGACGCTGTCCGTCGAAACTGGCGAAGGAGGAACCGTCCGTCAGCGCTGGCGGCTCCACGACTCGGGCCGCGTTACCGACTGGTTCGCGTTCTAGGTCGGCGTTGGCGTTTCGGTCTCCGCGTTCTCGCAGACCCAGAGGTCGCCGAACAGGTCGTCCTGTTCGAGCGTGACCGCGCCGCGGTGCGCCAGAAAGAGTAACGCGAGGAACGTCTGCACGCGCGACTCGCCGGCGTCCGCGACTTCCTCGTAGAGGACTTCCGTGCGGCCGCCGCCGTACTTCTCGTCCAACACCGTGCGGACGTCGACGATGGTCGCCTCGATGTCCTCCTCGTGGGCGTTCCCGAGCGCCTCCTCGGCGGTCGGCTCGTCGTCCATCCGGAACTCGTCCCCGGAGTGATAATCCAACTCCTGGACGCCGCGCCGGAACCCCTTCGGGGAGTCGCTGGTGTCGTACTCCCTCGACTCCTTCCACCACGATCCGCGCTCGGCCTCCCGGAGGTCGCGCACGAGCTCGTCCAGCGTCTCCGGGTTGCCGCGGGCGTGCTTGCGCTCCAGCCGGCGGTCCATCTCGGACTCGAGCGCGTCCACGGGGTCGTAGGCCGGGCGGCCGTCCGCGTCCGCCTCGGCGGGCGGAGACTCCCACGGCGGCCGCTCGACTTCTTCCTCCTCGGGTTCGTCGTCGCCGTCGTCGAGCATCACGTCGCTCTTCATCCGCAGGAGGACGCTCGCGTAGAACAGCGCGCGCCCGGACGTCCGCAGGTCGGCCTCGTCGAGCGCCTCGAGGAATTTGTCCGTCACCGCGACGATGTCGATGTCCCACGGCTCGATTTCGCCGTTCTTCGCGAGCTGCACGAGCAACTCGACGGGCTCGACCTCGTCGTCGGGGTTCGCCTCGGGTTCGGCCGGCGACTGCGCGATGAGTTCCGCGGCGCTGTCGGGCGTGTCGTCGGTGTCGTCTCCGGGCGCGTCCGCGGTCGTCAGCCCGCCGTCGGGCTCCGCGTCGCTGGACTCCCGCTCGGCCTTCCGGTCCTCGTGGCCCGTGATGTCCAGCGGGACGTCGTCTCCTGATTCACCGTCTCGCGGCTCGGTTCGCTTCGCTCCCTCGCCGCTCGACTGTTCGGAGTCGCTTCGCGACTCCCTAGTCATTCGCTGTCGCCCCCGGCGCGGAGAGGTCGATACCCGTGACGATGCTGCGGTTGTCCTCCTGCATCGTGACGCCGATTGCGCGCTCGGAGCGGTCGAGCATCGCCGAGCGGTGGCTGACGACGACGAACTGCGCGTCCCCGGCGAGTTCGTCGACCAGTTCGCCGACGCGGTCGGCGTTGACGGCGTCGAGGAACGCGTCCACCTCGTCGAGCGCGTAGAACGGCGCGGGGTTGTGCCGCTGGATGCCGAAGATGAACGCGAGGGCGGTCAGGGACTTCTCCCCGCCGCTCATCGCGTCGAGACGCTGGACGGGCTTGTCCGCGGGCTGGGCCTTCATCGTCAGCCCGCCCTCGAAGGGGTCCTCGGGGTTCTCCAGTTCGAGTTCGCCCGTGCCCGCGGAGAGTCGCGAGAAGATGCGCTGGAACTGGTCGTTGATGGCGTCGAAGGCGTCCATGAACGTCGACTTCTTCTGCTCGTCGTACTGGTCGATGCGGTCCTGGATGCCGTCGCGCTCCTCCACGAGCGTCTCGCGCTTGTCCTCGAGGTCGTCGAGGTCGGCTTCGACGTCGTCGTACTCCTCGATGGCCTTCATGTTCACCGGTTCGAGGGCTTCCATCTGGCGTTCGAGGCGCGCGACGTTCTCCTCGACGTCGTCGAGGTCCGGAATCTTCTCGGGGTCGTAGTCGCCGACGGCCTCTTCGAGGTCGTCGATTTCCTCGGCGAGCCGCGACTCCGCCCGGCGCAGGCTCTCCAGGCGGTTCTCGACCTTCTCGACCTCGCTGGCCTGCTCGTCGCGGGCTGCCTTCGCCTCCTTGAGGTCGTCTTTGAGGTCCTCGCGCTCGCTCTTGAGGTCCGCGAGTTCCGCCTCCAACTCGGCGACGGCGTCCTCCTTCTCGGCGAGCGTCTCCCGTTCGGCCTCGATTTGCTCGCGGAGGTCGCCGATGCGTTCCTCCTGTTCGGCCTTCTCGTTCTGTGCCTCCTCGATGTCGTCGTGGAGGTCCTCGACGGCGTCCTCGGCGTACTCCTTCTCCAATTGGAGGCTGTTCAGTTCGCCGTCGAGGTCGTCTACGCGCGACTCGAGGTCCGCGATGTCCGCCTCGATGTCCTCCTTCTGCGAGGCGAGTTCGGGAATCTTCGAGTCCGCGAGCTCGCTCTCCAACTCGGCGATGTCGTCCTCTAAGGCCGCGAGTTCGTCCTGCTTCGCGGCGATGTCGGCCTCGATTTCCTGCATCTCCTCGTCGACGTCCTCGCGTTCGCCCTGCAACTCCTCGATTTTCGCTTCCAAGTCGTCGATTTCGCCCTCGACGTCCTCGCGCTCGCTCTCGGCGTCCTCCACGTCGTTCTGGAGCGAGCGCACCTGGTCGGTGGCGTCCTGCCGGCGGTCGCGGGCGTCCTCCAAGCGGTCGTCGATTTCCCGGACGTCCTCCCGAATCTCGGCGCGCTCGTCTTCGAGGCGCTGGATGCGCTCGGCGACCCGTTCGAGTTGGCCTTTGCCGGACTTCGAGAACGAGTACCTCGAGCCCGACCGCGACCCGCCAGTCATCGCGCCGGACTTCTCCACGAGTTCGCCCGAGAGCGTCACCAGCCGGAAGTCGCCCATCAGGTCGCGGGCGGTCTCCATGTTCTCCACGACGAGCGTGTCCCCGAGCACGTACGAGAAGATGGGCTCGTACTGCTCGTCGAAGTCCACGAGGTTGTACGCGAAATCCACCACGCCCGGCATGTCGGGCGTGCTCGGGAGCGAGCGGTGGCGCATCTTCGTGATGGGGAGCATCGTCGCGCGGCCGGCGTTGCGCTGCTTGAGGTACTCGATGCAGCGCTGGCCCGTGCCGTCGTCGTCCACGACGACGTTCGCGAGGCGGCCGCCCGCCGCCGTCTCACAGGCAGTCGCGTACTGTTCGCTCACGCCACCGAGCTGTCCGACCGTGCCGTGAACGCCCTCCACGTCGCTGTTCAGAATCGTCGTGACGGCCTTCCCGTACGAGCTATCCCCGGACTGGTCGGCCTGCGCTTCGAGGCGCGCGTACTCCTCCTGTGCCGCGGAGAGGTCGTCCTCGACGTCTTCGAGGTCGTCCTGGCGCTCGCGTTTCTCCTGCTTGAGGTCCTCGACGACCTCCACGATTTGCTCGCGGTTGCGCTTCGCCTTCGCGAGTTCGTCCTCGAGGTCGTCGAGCACCGCGTCCAGTTCCGGCAGGCGCTCGCGGGCCGCTTCGAGGTCGGATTTGGCCTCGTCGACGGCCTCCGAGCGGCGCTTGGCCTCGTC encodes the following:
- a CDS encoding segregation and condensation protein A, coding for MTRESRSDSEQSSGEGAKRTEPRDGESGDDVPLDITGHEDRKAERESSDAEPDGGLTTADAPGDDTDDTPDSAAELIAQSPAEPEANPDDEVEPVELLVQLAKNGEIEPWDIDIVAVTDKFLEALDEADLRTSGRALFYASVLLRMKSDVMLDDGDDEPEEEEVERPPWESPPAEADADGRPAYDPVDALESEMDRRLERKHARGNPETLDELVRDLREAERGSWWKESREYDTSDSPKGFRRGVQELDYHSGDEFRMDDEPTAEEALGNAHEEDIEATIVDVRTVLDEKYGGGRTEVLYEEVADAGESRVQTFLALLFLAHRGAVTLEQDDLFGDLWVCENAETETPTPT
- the mtnP gene encoding S-methyl-5'-thioadenosine phosphorylase; amino-acid sequence: MIGFIGGSGIYEALPLSDVREEDVTTPYGDPSAPVTVGEFGDTGTEVAFLPRHGPDHQRSPTNLPYKANIYALKQLGVERILASNAVGSLTEELPPQTLVVPDQIFDRTKHRDATFFGDGIVVHQPFADPYCPHMVEHLHESAEEATDAKTQDGGTYVCIEGPQYSTRAESEFYKARGWDLVGMTAIPEAKLAREAEMCYATVAGVTDYDVWKADSEVTLEEVLENAAANEEAIKRTVEHAIETLPEERDCDCGHALDGTVNTPTEAIPEETRERVDALVGDYL
- a CDS encoding phosphoribosyltransferase translates to MSDLPDEFKCTITNWEYIYGLCRDVSDDVKTSEFEPDVVVALARGGWFAGRCLCDFLGLDDLTSLKMEHYVGTAEKADEPEVRYPMPEGSVEDKDVLIIDDIADTGGSIERAHEYVADRDANEIRTATLQLLGTSEHDPDYVGEYLDEWAWVVYPWNFIEDMIDLISGVMEKDGDGPYTYEGIQNLLATYHDVERIEMEIAQPDRLDEVLEEMVRRDVLVKAGPEEWKLRVDA
- a CDS encoding DUF7504 family protein; the encoded protein is MGEHADAEAFSTELAALKRDGCNVLVVSDAAGRDAACERLLGAPELDRRHVFLETSSDVSTVLDRHSPRRTDPSTLGVVDATPATGARSAAAAAPSTSELPTPLGEWYERVDDPTNFVALTTAVTDAFDRVAATADNPSELRFCVDGLDPFFDAVHSGDISEERLFRFLHLLTSSVRSVDGMGHFHVSASADDDLLATVEPLFDATLSVETGEGGTVRQRWRLHDSGRVTDWFAF
- the smc gene encoding chromosome segregation protein SMC: MYIDEIVLQNFKSFAGTTRIPFYEDFTTVSGPNGSGKSNIIDAVLFALGLARTSGMRAEKLTDLIYNPSHEGDDATAGPKEASVEVVLNNGDGTLSRSQVEAAAGSEKVGDVDTITVKRRVKRTDDNYYSYYYLNGRSVNLSDIRDLLAQAGVAPEGYNVVMQGDVTGIINMTPGERREIVDEIAGVAEFDAKKEDAYAELEVVEERINEADLRIDEKRERLEQLEDERETALEYQGLRDEKQEYESYAKAAELEEKHDDLDATRTDITEREDELDELQEELDERRGVVLRLEEDLEDLNAEIERKGEDEQLAIKREMEEVKGDISRLEDKVEAAEERIEAAENERRQAFVEIDRKQEQIDELEGDIKDLKVEKASVKADIQQRESDLADVEAEIESVDTAFDELKAELAEKKEQLEDAKSERNDLQREQDRLLDEAKRRSEAVDEAKSDLEAARERLPELDAVLDDLEDELAKAKRNREQIVEVVEDLKQEKRERQDDLEDVEDDLSAAQEEYARLEAQADQSGDSSYGKAVTTILNSDVEGVHGTVGQLGGVSEQYATACETAAGGRLANVVVDDDGTGQRCIEYLKQRNAGRATMLPITKMRHRSLPSTPDMPGVVDFAYNLVDFDEQYEPIFSYVLGDTLVVENMETARDLMGDFRLVTLSGELVEKSGAMTGGSRSGSRYSFSKSGKGQLERVAERIQRLEDERAEIREDVREIDDRLEDARDRRQDATDQVRSLQNDVEDAESEREDVEGEIDDLEAKIEELQGEREDVDEEMQEIEADIAAKQDELAALEDDIAELESELADSKIPELASQKEDIEADIADLESRVDDLDGELNSLQLEKEYAEDAVEDLHDDIEEAQNEKAEQEERIGDLREQIEAERETLAEKEDAVAELEAELADLKSEREDLKDDLKEAKAARDEQASEVEKVENRLESLRRAESRLAEEIDDLEEAVGDYDPEKIPDLDDVEENVARLERQMEALEPVNMKAIEEYDDVEADLDDLEDKRETLVEERDGIQDRIDQYDEQKKSTFMDAFDAINDQFQRIFSRLSAGTGELELENPEDPFEGGLTMKAQPADKPVQRLDAMSGGEKSLTALAFIFGIQRHNPAPFYALDEVDAFLDAVNADRVGELVDELAGDAQFVVVSHRSAMLDRSERAIGVTMQEDNRSIVTGIDLSAPGATAND